ATTATTCGGTGCTGATTTAAATTCCGGGTTTACAAAGTGATTGGGTAATTTAAAAAAATAGGCGTCATTTCTACACTTTTGACGAAATAGTATTAGAATAAAAAAAGCTGAAAGCGTGAGCAAAATGAGGATTAGAAACAAACATCTTCGCGCGGCTGGTTAGTCCGGTAGAAACTATGTTAAGACTTGAAAGCAATCGTTGGTCTGAATTACAGCATGCATATGGTGAAGCGTCTGACATACCAGACATGCTACGCAAATTAGCTAGTAACCCACCATATAAAGACTATGAGTCTGAACCATATTTTTCCTTGTGGAGTGCGCTCTGCCACCAAGATGACGTTTACACGGCATCGTACGCCGCCACACCTCACATTATTAAAATATTAGCGGCTGATCCAGCTAAAGCACACTGGCATTTCTTTCTGTTGCCAACTTGCATTGAAATTTCAAGATACCAAGGCAGGGGGCCTGAAATACCTACTGATTTAAAAAATCCATATTTTGAATCCTTGAGCCGTCTCCCTCTTTTGGTGGCGGAAGCGGCAAAACAAGATTGGGATGGCTCCTATTCCAGGGCCGTTGCAGCAGCTGTTATTGTTGCGAAGGGCCACCATGACCTTGCTGAGGCTATACTCGAATTATCTGAAGATGTCGTGCCAGAGTTTATGGAATGGATAAGAAATAGATAAAGAGTACCTAACCCCACAATACAACAAACGTGTTACCACACCAGTGATTTTAATCGTTGAAAAGGGTATTTATCCTGAAAATTGGGCGACCTGTGGCATTGAAGATATATAAGCTGGTGAATGAAGGAGATTATTTTAATTAACAGGGACACATCCGAATGGCACTGGGTTAAGCGCTTTTATCATAGAAAAAGAGCAGTGAATATAAGGGTAAAAGGGTATAATCGGGTATGAAAAACTATACTCCTTTATTCCCCAATTTCCATATAAAAACTTTCCGAAAAAAGCCCCGTTCAGCCCAACAGATATTGGCTGAAAAAGTAGAACAACTAAAAGGGAAATCGCCTGGTCAGCCTGGTGTATGTTTCGGTAAATTTGTACCAAAACAATACCTGAATCCAGCCAAATCTGGTGCATTGAGTCGCAGGAGGAGGTTTAGTAAAGAAAAAAGGTATGAGAGTGCGCCAAATCAGTTTCAAGGGAAGTGTACAAGCCTTACGGCAGTGGGAGCCCCATCTGAACCAGTCTAAAATCAGCCTTCAGGAACAAGTCCGTTTAATTGGACATCTGTATGAATCAATTGCTGGAAATATTGTGCCTGAACGACCGGGCAGACGAGAACCAAGAGCAGTTAAGTGAAGGCGCAAAAACTTTGCACAATTAACCGCACCAAGGCACGAGATGATAGAGATTCCACACAGGGCAAAATATCGTGCTGAAGGGGCTTAACTTAGTGCCATTCGGATGTGTCCCTATTAATACCAATAAGGGGAAGAAAGGAAAGCTTTAAACTATAGTACTCCCTTCAAGACAAAGGGAGTACGTCAAAACTGAATCCGTTGGCGCGGAGGTTGTAAAGGCGGGGCCTCTGTGGTTATTTGCAACCTATAATATACCATCATCAGGCTTGATGCAAGGATTTATATCTGTTAAAACTCTCCATCCTTTAAAAATTTTCAATATCCGCTAATGGAAAAGTGCATAAAATCCTTCTGTCTGCCTGCTATCTCACCGCCCCATTTGAAGCCTGCCCTTTTCATCAATCTTACCGCTTCGCTTTCCGGCATCAATGTTCCCGGCCGGCCCGGCAGCCATGGCCCCCCTTTAATAAGGCGGCAATGTTCTCCGAAATCTATACATTTATCGTACAACCCGTTCTGATCGGGATTGATATCGATAGCGACGCCGAATGAGTGATTGCTGAAACCTGTCCTGTTTCCATTGCTGTCAGGCTCACCCCTGGTTTTTCCTACACGGTAACCGACAACTTTAAAGACCGGCTCTCCTGATTCCATCATCCCGTAGAGGGCTTCTGTAATTGCCGGAGCCAGCTTTTTACAAACACGGAATGGCTTTACAGGGGGAATGTCTATAATCACCTGATCTTCCTCACAGACGGTACACCCCGTTTCAGGGTCAATTTCCTCTTCGGTCAGGTCCATATAGGCATGGCTCACCCTCTTAAAATCAACGGCCTCCCTGGAATTGACGTTCCACTTATAGGTGGAGTAAGTGCAAGGCCCTTCGCCCGCAAAGAGAAATGCCGGGAAAAGCGGCAGACACAGTGCACAGATAATAAGACGAAAAAGCGCCGGACTATAAATGGATTGTTTCATATTTGAAGTTTATCCTCCATCTACATCTCACCTCTCCCCGGATGAAGCGCCTTGAGCGGTGACATTCTTGCGACTTTCTGCGCCGGATAGAGTGCGGCAAAGATAGATGCCAGGAAAATACCTGCTCCCCAGGAAAAAATGATACCTGCCGTTAGCTTTGTGTAAATGAGTGGTGAAAAACCCTGGGCCTCCATATTTTTGGAGACCGTCTCGCTGATACTGAAGGGATTGGCTTCAAGGTAGCTTCCGGCAAGCCATGAAAAGATAAGGCCGATGACAGTGCCAATGGAGACAAGAATAGCCGCTTCGTAGAGAATCATGAAAAAAACCCTGGAGGGTTTGAGACCCAGCGACATCATAATACCGAATTCCTTGATTCTCTCCAACGTAGAAATGAGGATGGTGTTAAGAATAACGGCAATGACAACGATGAAGAAAAACCAGAGCATGACGAGGCCGCCAATATTGTCGAGACTGATCATCTGTACCATCTCGGGCAGCAGCTCTTTCCAGGAGTGAACCTCCATTCCCATTCCACCAAGGGATAGAGACAGTTTTTTTGCCGTACTTTCGGCAAAATCGAACGCTTTGAGATGAATGACAATTTCCGTAATAGCCCCATACATTGAATAGAGAAGATCGGCGTCTTCAATGCCGATAAGGACAACGGAGCTGTCGAAGTCGGCAACACCGGTGGCGAAGATGCCTGACAGGGTAAAACGGTCTGCGCCAAGCGAACCGTCTGCGCCGTTGGCAATGAGGATCAGTTCATCGCCGGGAGCGACTTTAAGGTTCTTTGCCAGCCTCTCGCCAATAATAATATCACCCTTCCCTCTTGGTAAATCCCCTTTTTTCATCCTCGATGAAAGCGTCGTTACCTCAAACTCTCTTTCAGTATCCACTCCCATGACGGCCGCACCTGTTGTTCCCTCATCACTCGCAACCAGGGCTTCACCGGTTATCCTCGGCGAAAAGACAGCAATGCGAGACTCTTGCGCCAGCACCTGAAAGACTTTGTCTGCATTTTCAATAATATATTCAAAGCTGTGGTTCTCACGGTAACCCGTCTTGTGGATCTGGATATAACCCGTACTGGTCCTGACTCCCTTTTCGATAATTTTTTCGTAAGTCCCTATCTGGATTCCCCGCGTGAGGATAAAAAGCATAAGCCCCAGGATGATGGCAAGAAAAGTGAGAAGGGAGCGCCGGGGATGGCGCCAGATGTTTCTCAAGCCCAGGATAGTATAGAGGGAGAAAGTCTCCATTAAGGAAAAAGAAGGCTGACTCATGGCCATTTTTTCAGGTTCCTCAAGGTAAAAATATTATCATCGATGGGCAGATCAAATTCAATATCCACCATTCTGACAACCGTCTTTTTCCCTTTTTTATTGAGAGGAACCATCTCCCAGACCGTAGGAAGGATACGCCTGCCCATTTTTTTTATTTCCTGGAAATCAAGATAGCGGACCATCTCGCCCCTTTCGCTAAAATACTCCTGCCTTAGCGGCACATAATCGTCAACTCTTACAAAAAAAACGAGCCTTCCCCAAACAACGGGGGCATGTTCTTTAGGGATTGCTACTATCTTGTAGGCCTTTACTCCCTCCAGTTCAACCTCCCCTTCAAGTTCATGGGTATAGTCCTCGACAATGCTCGATTCCTTAACGAGATCATCATTGGTAAAATCGCTCCCCATCCAGGAGGACATCATCATGGACGGTGGAATTTTGATAACACGCTCCACACGGGGAAGATAATTCCACATCTGGTAATCGATCTTGAGCGAACCGACGCCCTCCTCCTTTTTGGGATGCAGAATCCTGACAAGCGTCTTTTTCCGCCCCACCTCCCAGCTCTCCATCTTAAGGGTCCGCTGCCACCGGGGATTGATAATGGTCATCTCCATCACCGAATGGGCGCTGTCGCCACGAAGCAGGTCGTCGACTTTTTTAATAATATCCCTGGCCGTGAGTTCCGTAGCAAATGCAGGAGTGGTGAGGGATAGAATGAGCGCTGTTACGAAGATGATGTGAAATGGTTTTTTCATGTTGTTTTATTCACTAATATTTAGGTAATAAATTACTTAGACACTGATAATTTATGATTTGCATAACCAAAAAAAATACTTTTTAGGGTGTTTAACTCAAATCAAGAATCGCAAACCCTCCGAACCTCCCCTTTAGTAAAAAGGAAGGAGCCTTAAGTTCCCCCTCTTTGTCAAAGATGTACTGATAAAG
Above is a window of Deltaproteobacteria bacterium DNA encoding:
- a CDS encoding ABC transporter permease, with product METFSLYTILGLRNIWRHPRRSLLTFLAIILGLMLFILTRGIQIGTYEKIIEKGVRTSTGYIQIHKTGYRENHSFEYIIENADKVFQVLAQESRIAVFSPRITGEALVASDEGTTGAAVMGVDTEREFEVTTLSSRMKKGDLPRGKGDIIIGERLAKNLKVAPGDELILIANGADGSLGADRFTLSGIFATGVADFDSSVVLIGIEDADLLYSMYGAITEIVIHLKAFDFAESTAKKLSLSLGGMGMEVHSWKELLPEMVQMISLDNIGGLVMLWFFFIVVIAVILNTILISTLERIKEFGIMMSLGLKPSRVFFMILYEAAILVSIGTVIGLIFSWLAGSYLEANPFSISETVSKNMEAQGFSPLIYTKLTAGIIFSWGAGIFLASIFAALYPAQKVARMSPLKALHPGRGEM
- a CDS encoding outer membrane lipoprotein-sorting protein yields the protein MKKPFHIIFVTALILSLTTPAFATELTARDIIKKVDDLLRGDSAHSVMEMTIINPRWQRTLKMESWEVGRKKTLVRILHPKKEEGVGSLKIDYQMWNYLPRVERVIKIPPSMMMSSWMGSDFTNDDLVKESSIVEDYTHELEGEVELEGVKAYKIVAIPKEHAPVVWGRLVFFVRVDDYVPLRQEYFSERGEMVRYLDFQEIKKMGRRILPTVWEMVPLNKKGKKTVVRMVDIEFDLPIDDNIFTLRNLKKWP
- a CDS encoding M15 family metallopeptidase gives rise to the protein MKQSIYSPALFRLIICALCLPLFPAFLFAGEGPCTYSTYKWNVNSREAVDFKRVSHAYMDLTEEEIDPETGCTVCEEDQVIIDIPPVKPFRVCKKLAPAITEALYGMMESGEPVFKVVGYRVGKTRGEPDSNGNRTGFSNHSFGVAIDINPDQNGLYDKCIDFGEHCRLIKGGPWLPGRPGTLMPESEAVRLMKRAGFKWGGEIAGRQKDFMHFSISGY